A genome region from Panicum virgatum strain AP13 chromosome 4K, P.virgatum_v5, whole genome shotgun sequence includes the following:
- the LOC120702135 gene encoding uncharacterized protein LOC120702135, translating into MAILYSILEGVDSEPELPKLYRLKNPPNPSDLLVFRSDAPLPEVPRLLHQTPSSHRPFVDSHPDPAELDDLMDEDSDGGTTLAEDVKGKAVESLDREESPQPKAGTSCPKKPRTIVRKRRASSDASPGTVPKQRRVVEDGTPIAATDVGESSRRTGGAGTQPLDEIPIDLEDDPQLTLGNMKKFQANVREFTKFSVQLANRSYLKSQKLKETEADRQKIVLLEAENAALKKDKAALEQKVKMLKEVIQKNRDGTESHHRELQELKVVAQTIVDSIGPAEESGSSLADRLQRAPQKFSEYLAETSRNCVAQALGLVKSYWPLAKIAILGDGMCSKCNHDQFVKYVEEAEPVADQIVKLIEQ; encoded by the exons ATGGCGATTCTATATAGCATATTGGAGGGAGTGGATTCTGAACCCGAACTCCCCAAACTTTATCGCCTTAAGAATCCGCCGAATCCG AGTGATCTGCTTGTGTTCCGGAGTGATGCTCCACTGCCGGAAGTGCCTCGTCTGCTTCATCAGACCCCAAGTTCTCATCGACCATTTGTTGATTCTCATCCGGATCCGGCTGAATTGGATGATTTAATGGACGAAGATTCTGATGGGGGTACTACCCTTGCAGAAGATGTGAAGGGTAAGGCGGTCGAGTCCTTGGATCGGGAGGAGAGCCCTCAGCCCAAAGCCGGCACTAGTTGTCCCAAGAAGCCGAGGACAATTGTGCGGAAGAGGAGGGCTAGCAGTGATGCCAG CCCTGGAACCGTGCCCAAGCAGAGGCGAGTAGTTGAGGATGGCACTCCTATAGCTGCCACTGATGTGGGGGAGTCGTCgaggaggaccggaggagcGGGGACACAACCTTTGGATGAGATCCCAATTG ATCTTGAGGATGATCCGCAGTTGACGCTTGGGAATATGAAGAAATTCCAAGCGAATGTTCgtgagttcaccaagttttctgtg CAACTAGCCAATCGCTCATATCTGAAGTCTCAGAAACTGAAGGAGACTGAAGCGGATCGCCAGAAGATCGTTCTGCTAGAGGCGGAAAATGCTGCCCTGAAGAAGGATAAAGCTGCACTCGAGCAGAAGGTCAAGATGTTGAAGGAAGTGATTCAGAAGAATCGAG ATGGGACCGAGAGCCATCATAGAGAGCTGCAGGAACTCAAGGTGGTGGCTCAAACTATAGTGGACTCGATTGGTCCAGCCGAAGAATCTGGTAGCAGCTTGGCTGATCGGCTGCAGAGGGCTCCTCAGAAGTTTTCCGAGTACTTGGCCGAGACTTCTAGAAATTGTGTAGCGCAAGCTCTCGGGCTTGTTAAGTCATATTGGCCTTTGGCGAAGATAGCCATTCTTGGCGATGGTATGTGTTCAAAATGTAACCATGACCAGTTTGTCAAGTATGTAGAGGAGGCTGAACCTGTGGCCGACCAGATTGTAAAGTTGATAGAACAGTAG